GGATTGAAAGGCTTTATGGTTTTAAGGCTAGTTCCATCTGTTCCTTTTGTTGAAATCAGCATTGTTTAGTATGGGACACGTAGACAATCAAAATGCCAGAATTTCAGCAAATCGAAATAAAAATATGGCATCTGCCACGTTCCATGGACTGGATCTCAAGCTGCCTGTTGATATCGGACAAGACTGGTACTACCTTCGAGTAATTGAAGTTGTCATAGAGATCCCGCGAAATCAAAATCGAGACAGAATGACGAATTTTCTAAGGTCTTCATTAACTCTAAAGGTTCCGTTCTCCGTTGTTACATCATCCCCAGATACAATAATCTTTTTTCCCGGCTTTATTCCAACATCGCCAAGTTTTGACGGTGCAACAACCACCAGAAATTCGCCTTCGACCACATTGTTCAGACTAACAAGCTCCTGGGTGCAGAAGTCGCAAACTTCACAGTCCCCGGCTATAATTCGGCATATTCTGACGAAAGCATCTTCTGTAATGTGATGTTCAAGCTCACAGCTTAGCTTTGAAGCGATTTCCTCCTCTATTTCCAGATAATCTCTGAAAAAGACGAGAAGTGCCAGATAGTATTTCTTTATCCTTTTAGCTACCTCTTCCCCCTTCTTTGTGAGTTTTGCTCCTCTGTACGGCTGGTAGTCTACGTATCCCAGATCCTTCAGTTTTATTAGCATTTCCGTTACACTCGAGGGTTTCACATTCAAAATATTTGCCAGATCGCCTGTTTTTGCTACTCTATTTTCATTCTCCTGAATGTCGTAAATCGCTTCTAGATACTCCTCAACCCTTTCCATTAACTGTAGATTTTAAACAGGTAATTAAAAACAGTTTCTGTAGCTGTGAAATAGCAGGATTAATAAATGCTAAAATCCATCAGATATAAATCATTTTTCAATTGTTTAACTTGGCAAAACTTAAATAATCATTAAATCAGGCAATGCTGGGTGGTAAAAATGCTTGCAGACTTTATCCTCACGGATGAGCAGAAAGCGATAAAAGAGGCGGCGAGAGAGTTTGCAGAGAAGGAGTTTCCGAACTATGCCGAGGAGTGTGACAGAGAGGAGAAGTTCCCGTTCGAGCTGTGGAAGAAGGCAGCCCAGCTCGGGTTTATCGGAATGTCGATCCCGGAAGAATACGGCGGGCAGGGCTTGGGCGTTTTTGATACTTGCCTGGTTATAGAGGAGTTCTGGAGAATTGACGGTGGTCTCGGAATGATTACGGCATCTACTTTCGGCAGCGAGCAAATACAGATGTTCGGCAACGAGGAGCAGAAGAAGAAATACCTCCCACCACTTGCCAAGGGAGAGAAAATCTGCGCAGCCTGCTACACCGAGCCTCAGGCGGGAAGTGATGTAGCGGGCATAAAAACCAGAGCCGACA
This portion of the Archaeoglobus neptunius genome encodes:
- a CDS encoding acyl-CoA dehydrogenase family protein, which encodes MLADFILTDEQKAIKEAAREFAEKEFPNYAEECDREEKFPFELWKKAAQLGFIGMSIPEEYGGQGLGVFDTCLVIEEFWRIDGGLGMITASTFGSEQIQMFGNEEQKKKYLPPLAKGEKICAACYTEPQAGSDVAGIKTRAD
- a CDS encoding metal-dependent transcriptional regulator; this encodes MERVEEYLEAIYDIQENENRVAKTGDLANILNVKPSSVTEMLIKLKDLGYVDYQPYRGAKLTKKGEEVAKRIKKYYLALLVFFRDYLEIEEEIASKLSCELEHHITEDAFVRICRIIAGDCEVCDFCTQELVSLNNVVEGEFLVVVAPSKLGDVGIKPGKKIIVSGDDVTTENGTFRVNEDLRKFVILSRF